CCATCCATGTGCCTACATTTCGAGAAAATTTTCTAAtgagcaaagaaattggtcagtctgggacaaggaagcttttgcagtcatgtttgccctcaaaacctggcgctcctggctcgaaggagcgagggtcccttttgaaatttggaccgatcacaaaaatctcgaagccctcaccgggcgccgcaaaatgactgcaaaacaaatccgatgggcaggcttctttgcaaaatttgacttcgtgttaaaacacatcccaggctcaaaaaattttttggcagacgccctctccCGCATGCCTCAGCACGACAGTCTCCgagaggaagtggtggactcactcattcccccctccgccaTATCGggcggggtcaccacccgctcaggaAAACAAACCTGCCCTCCGGACGCAGACCTTCTGCCCCGGTTCCTCACGGAATCAAACCTTGAAACTGACCTCCCGCCTAACTTAACTAAGGGCGAAAACGGTCTCTGGTTGCACAATggcaaaatctatgtgcccagccCCCTCCGTAAAGAAGTCCTCGAACGCTGCCACTCTAGTCGCCTAgcaggccatttcggctatgtcaaaacgctcaacttactcgcccgacaattttggtggccaaaaatcaaaAAAGACGTCTCCGAATTTGTTCTCGCctgtcccacttgcctcatggcaaaacgaagaggGGGTAAGCCCCCCGGCCACCTTGTTCCCCTCCCCACGGCCAACCGGCCTTGGTCGgtggtctccatggatttcattgtcgaactcccccCCTCACATGGCAAGACAGTCATTCTAGTGGTAGTcgacactttttcaaaacaagcccacttcatcccttgtaaacaactccccacagcaaaaaagctcgcTCAACTCTTTTTTACTCACATCGTacgactacactcattcccagacaaggtcattagtgaccgcggaacgcagttcgttgttaacttctggcgggagttctgcaaactcgcaggcattgagcaaggactcagctctgcctaccacccccagtcagacggacagacggagagggtcaaTGGCCTTCttgagcaatatctccgctgtttcattaatttccaacaatccaactggaTGGACCTCCTCCCCCTTGCggaatatggctataacaacagcctccacagttcTACTAAAACTTCTCCCTTCCAAATCATtaacggctacgagggcaagccgttccccacgctcgccctccccgccagcccctcCGAACCCACGtcttgccaacaatggtgggagggccttcgtgaaggctggaagggtattcaggaaaatctggaggaagcgaaaaaggcatacaaaaagcagtttgacaaaaaacattcccccgagtgggaattgagggtgggggatacagtcttcttatctacaaagaacctccccctcccgcAAACATGCCGCAAGCTTGCACtaaagttcctggggccctttaaaatcaaaagagtcATAAATAAGGTAACCGTAGAACTCgacctgcccaagtctctaagtaagatccatcctgtttttcattgcagcctccttcggaaagaccctggtgctacgtcattccatcccagggccccgccgccccctccgacgacagtgaggggtcagattcaccatgaggtccaggagattctggattccaaagtaaaaaggggccagttgtattacttgatcagatggaaacacttccccccgagctgtgacgagtgggtcaagtcacaggatgtatccgcaccgcaactgctgaaaaaatttcacctactgtacccgcacaagcccaagttggctccccgcggggggggggggcgcttagggggggcagtatgtcagaacttgtaactattgctgatgCTTCACTGCAATGTAACCAGTACTTGTATTGTGATCTCAGTATTGCTCATGCAgggattgtaactgaaccaaactgactccatgttgtaacctcccaataaccccaagtgcctatgtagcaattaaccttgccctactggaatccaaaatatttagggctgtagactgaGTTAtgatgtgtctctgcacattctcacactggtgccctttgaagccaagccgtgtggccttcagagcgaggaggcaacctcctcgctgatagtggatggtgggaagacagatgtgcttgtaacggtgtgaattgtggctttgtgatgtgtttgctttagtgtataaaactgcgctggtgctggccctcgccatcactgttatctcgtctctttcagtgcttagttctctccaataaaatcctagctctgtaaccaagtatgggatctgtttgaagttcttaagttctgacacacgGCTATCAAAGCTAGTATTGGATGAgaggcctccaaggaagaccaggatcatgatgtggaggcatATAGTgggcaaccacctctgaacatctcttgccttgaaaaccctacgaggACACCATAAATcacttgtgacttgatggcactttccaccaccatgtcaGAATGACATCTGTTATGGTACTATTGGATTCACATAATGCATCTCTCAAGAAGCAATGTCCTTCATCCTTAAGTCCAGgggtctttttctagcaggagctcctctgcatattgggccatgccccccgatatagtcaatcctccaagagtttaaagggcctactgtaaggtccagaaagactggctacattagggggacatggcctaatatgcagaggagctcctgctagaaaaagagccctgcttaagTCTAATTTGCAactgaaattttatttttaaagagaaCCCAAACTTGACTGACTCCCTACAACCACACAACAGCTGTGAGATATATCACTTTTAAAATAAGGGAGAACCTAATTTGATTCAGAACTGTGATGGAAGACCTTCCCCCCATGTCACCAATTTCTTAAGGCAAAATATCTCCCTGCATTTTTCAGCTGGAGCTACCAGCAGTGAAGAAACAAGAATGGCTGCACCAGCAGGCAGAAAGaatgcagaagaacagatgcaaggtgaattttttattattattaaaaatatttattaaggtGGAAACTGGATAACTTTGGAAATGATCCCCTGACAAAGTGAATTGTGGAACATGTAGGGATCCAGAAGAACTTAATATTTTTTCACCTTGCACCTGTTCTTCAAGATCCTTTCAGCTGGGACTACCCATGCctggctattttttaaaaagtatcatcTAATTTGACTCCCGCTCTACATTcattagcggccccgtggcgcagagtggtaaagcagcagtactgcactaCTGtgatctgaattctctgctcacgacctgagattgattccggcggaagctggattcaggtagccggcccaaggtcgactcagccttccatccttccgaggtcggtaaaatgagtacccagcttgctgggggggaagcgtaaaagactggggaaggcaatggcaaaccaccgcgtaaaaagtctgccgggaaaacgttgtaaaagcaacatcaccccagagtcggaaacgactggtgcttgcacagggtatctctcctttttccttttcctaCATTCATTAAGTCTACTTAAGTCAACattcaattattattttttcttctgCGCTTGAAACAGAATTAACTTAATCAGACTGCAACACAGAATAACAATTTTATTCACCCTCAATGAAAAATGTTGTATGATTTTCTTCAATGATGCAATCGCAGAGTCAACAAAGAGCACATATAAACATTGTTCCAATATTGTACAAATTAAACTATTAGATCACTGGCAAACACTCAAAATAAAAAGTGGCAGATTTGAAACAAATTACTCATTTTCATCTGAAAACAGATCTCTTTCCCACTGCAATTTAATTTCTTCTTTGAAATAAGCTCACTTTCTCCAGAGTTGCAGATAACTGTGGGTAAAATCAAATTCATTTAGTAAAGTATGGTAAGTTGTGAACTGGACCAATTGGTGTGGTTGAGATTGAAAGGCATATAATATGCATTGTGAGCATATTCAGTCCACTTTGGGTCCAACTCCACTTTGGGTCCAAGATATTTATCTGAATGTCCATTTGGACATTTAATCAAAGGATGCACTGACATGTTTACAAGATGGAATTTCATACAGATATTACTATGattctccatttcccttctaCAGGAAACATGGAAGACTGGGATAATGGAACCACTGTGACTGAGTTTGTACTCATAGGCTTTCCCAGACAACTCCACATGCGCATTGCAATGTTTGTCCTCTTCTTAGCCATGTATACAGTCACCATAGTTGGGAACGGTCTCGTTGTATTATTGATTGTGGTGGATTCTCATCTCCACACACCCATGTATTTCTTCCTTTGCAACCTCTCCTTTATCGATGTCTGCTATGTCTCTACCTATGTCCCACAGGTTCTGGCAGATAGCTTCAAAGACAAAGCTGTTATACCTTGGGGCAGGTGTTCTGCACAAATGAGTGTCGGCCTTTTTCTGGGAGTGTCTGAGTATCTCTTACTAGCTGTCATGGCTTATGACCGCTTTGTGGCCATATGCAGCCCATTGCACTATAATGTAATCATGAGCCAGAAGCTGTGCATCATACTGGCAGTTGGCCTGTGGTGCAGCTCTTTCTTCTTGACCATTGTACCCTTTTATAGCATGCCAGCACAGTTGTGTGGCCGCAATACGGTAAATCATTTTACATGTGAGCTCCAAGCAGTGTTGAAATTGGCTTGCTCTGACACTAAAGCCAGTGGACTTAACATGCTGATAACGAGCATCTTCACTCTTCTGTTCCCCTTTGCCTTCATCCTGCTGACTTATGGGCGCATTGGTCTAGCTGTCCTGCGCATCCGCTCAGCTGAAGGCCGGGGCAAAGCTTTATCCACCTGTGGCTCTCATCTGGTTGTCGTGAGCATCTTCTATGGCACTGCCATGGCCGCATACCTGAGGCCTCAGGCCAAGACTTTCACAGATAGTGAAAAAATAGTGTCTATCTTTTATGGGATTGTGACCCCTATGCTCAACCCCTTGATCTACAGTCTGAGAAACAGAGATGTGAAGGGAGCCTTTTGGCGGCTGATTAGGAGGGAAACAGAGAAGTAAACCACTTCCAGACTCAGCATCCCTACTGATATCTTTTCAGCATGAATATGTCTAGCAGATTTCCATGATCCTGTATGCTACTTCTATTGATTTCAACATTGTATGTTGTTAATATCGCAATATCATTGTACATAATGTTttgcataataaataaatatgaattaAGCAAATAGGaggcttccttctttttcttagtTAGAAGGCAAAAACCCTTTTGTTACCAGTGTTTGTAATGAGTTGGTTGACATTGCATtggggaagggctttttttgtagcaggaactcctttgcatattaggctacactcctctgatgtagccagtcctccaagagtttacagggctcttcttacagggccaactgtaagctcttggaggtttgactacatcagggggtgtggcctaatatgccaaggatttcctgctacaaaaaaaaagccctgcatccggTCATACTGAGAGACCTAAAGTTACCCCAAGCCAGGAATATTTTTGCAAGATTTCTCCAACTTTTAAATATCAGTCAAGTGAGTCAAACTTTATTATGCGTTATGAGCCATACAAAATCAGAACCCCCCTTCCCAATATTAATTACTTACATCAGATCTCTACATATATCATTCTTCCTAGAATATCTAATAATGTAAGGGTTGACTCAGATTCTGAGTAAATTATACACAAGATATTATCTTGGCCCATATTTTCATTGAAGATAGCAGAAATTTAGCTACAGATAAGAGTAATTCTTTGGTCAATACAATAATCCTTCGGTTAGTGCATCTGCTCAAACAACATGCATATTGACGTGGAATCGTTGGAGCTAAATTGAATAGACGTAAAGACACTTGGTGGGCTGTAGCTGAAGTTTCTTGAAAATCAATATCCTtcatacagtcattgattgctaaAATAGCTACACTTTGCccaattgaattttttaaaagcaaggaaAAGACCCAATATGGTGAATTTCTCATCTATTGGGTTAAGTGGATATAGTATCAGAATTAGATATTAGGCTACTAGAAAATTGATCCTTTTGTTGATGAACAAAAGTCAGATTCTGATTATAAGCGCTTAGTAGCCAGGCCAAATTTACCAGTGGTGTGATATCTATTTTACCTTTGGTTTGTAATGACCTATGGCTAAATACAAATACATGCTTTCACCAGGGCAACCAAGGTCATAACATTTCAGAGTGTCCCAGGGTCTTATCTTCTATTATGTATAGTTATCAAAAACCAAATAGTCCTCTAACACAAATGTTGAGACAGTTTCTctttgcagtaaaaaaaaaaaaaccctttcaagcATGTGCACTTTCATCAATGATAAAactaaaaatgagaaaataataaATCCCGCATCCATTTAGCTTGGCTTGGCTTcggggggcatgacctaatatgcagattagtccctgatgggctttttctacaaaaaaaaagcctgtgtggaaacaatggtgatgtggaggtgtggcctaatatgcaaatgagttcctgctgggctttttctacaaaaaaagtcctgctctcaATAGATCATGATCCTACATACCAATGGTTAttcatatttgtttatttattaaaacatttatatcttgACTTTGTtcttggttcaaggtggcttacaatggtTCACAAAACATCCACAGGTATCATTGCTTTCATTTAATCACTGAGGACAACTTTGTTTCGCTCAACTACCTGTGAATATCTGCCAACATACACACTTACTTCTTCTTGGAGCCCATGTACTCCTCCCCCAAAGTGTGCCTTTCCTATATTAAAAAGCACAGTCCCAGCTTTCCTCTCCTTAATGGGAGAAGGAAGTGCTTTGGAGGAACCAAATGGCATCCTCCAATCAGGTCTGTGGTATTGTTCTTCCTCCTCACCCTCACTCATTCAGTTGCTCCCAGGACTGCAAAGTTTTAAACTCTGTGATCAGTGAACAAAAATAGCATTCTCATAAGAAGAGGGTTTAATCTAGTTGCCCGGCCTTAAGGAATGAAAATGATATCCTAAAGAGCAAATGGATATGTCACCCCAGCCTCTGCTCATTTCAGTCACCAAAACTCTCTTCTACAAGTTTGTCCTTTGAGCAGCTGAATAAGCTTTGGGTTGGGTCTACCGTAGAGGTTACTTAACAGCCAGTTTGTTGTTGAATCAGCCCCAGGCTTGCTTGTTTTGCTCTAATTAGACCTGCCATGATGAAGCCAAAGATTCATAAACCACTAGAGAATACAGCTAATttagaaatcaaacctggttgtagATGACTGGAAGAGATGCCTGGATATAGTGAAGCAGAGTCCAGTTCTGAGATTTATCTCTTGAAAGGAGCCATGTAGATATTCCTGTTTAGGATTCAAgtgggggggtttttttgaggtacTGTGTCTTCTGTCACCCATTACATTTCCCTTCTTGGACAGAGTTTGCTGAAAGATAAATTAATTGAATCATCTCAAAGGCTGAGAAGAACAGGGCTCTTTCTTGACCCCCATCCCAGTACTTATGTTGTATGTCTCACAAAGGATCGGACATACAGATCTTCTACTAGTAGTATTATCTGCTTTGGGCTTTTCAAATACCCACAGTTGGTTCAAGCCAGTATTTTAACAAGTCTTTCAATACAAACATCCCCAGTCTGTTACCATACAGAATGCTGCCAACTGTTCATGCAAGACAACTGAAATTGCTGCTATTTTTGTGAACACAGACTTTATACAATCATATGAGATTCTCAACTCAAGAgtatttatgccattaaaggttctgAATCTGAATCAGCGCAAGAGGAAACGGGTATAGTAAGCAAGGTAAGTAAACCATTGCAAAGTAAACCACTGCAAACCGTTGCAAAGCAAAGTATATTTTCAATGATTTACAATTATTGCTATACATTTTGTTCTACAGTTTTTAACAAGATGTTTTTTAGCGGCTGACATACAATAATGTGATGCAGGGGTATGTATGATTCGAGGCCCAGAGAGAACTCAGTTCAATCCTCAGTCTGACCTCACCCATGCAGTTATTGTGAGAATGAAATGAGGGAGTAGAAACTATGTGTGTTATTCTAAATGCCTTGGAAGAATCGATGTCTAGAaacataagaagatgaagaagatattggatttatatcccgccctccactccgaagagtctcagagcggctcacaatctcctttaccttcctcccccacaacagacaccctgtgaggtgggtggggctgagagggctctcacagcagctgccctttcaacgacaacctctgccagagccatggctgacccaaggccatgctagcaggtgcaagtgcaggagtggggaatcaaacccggttctcccagataagagtccgcacacttaaccactacaccaaactggctcaccacaccaaactggctcatagtaGGTAGATATACTTCAAGGTCAACTTacttttcaaggacaattgctGATGTTCCACAAATGGACTTCCGTTGCCTTTTCCTAACATTTCACTGGCCTTCTCTGATCTACTGTGCCACTATCTGAACCACAATTCAGAAGCCCAGAGAATATCCAAGATGTGCTGTGTCCCAAGAAGTATGTTTCTATTTCTTTTACAGGGAACAAAACAGGAAAGGACCATATGGGGGATAGCAACACGACCGAGGTGAACGAGTTCATCTTGCTTGGGATTTCCGATAACCCCAGGGCTCAGATGGTGATGTTTGTGGTTTTTCTCATCTTCTACCTCCTCACACTATTCGGTAACAGCCTTCTCATTGCCCTAATCATTCTGAGTCCCCTTCTTCACACACCAATGTATTTCTTTCTTTGCAACCTATCCTTCTTGGACATGTTCTACACCACCTGCAGCATTCCTCAGATGCTGATTAACTGTTTCTTCCGCCGACCCACCATATCCTATACCCGATGCATAATTGGGATGTATGTCGGTCTCCTTCTCGGCATAGCAGAGTGTTTCTTGCTGGCTGTCATGGCGTATGACCGCTTTACCGCCGTATGCAACCCTTTGCATTACACTGTCATAATGAGTTGGAAAGTGTGTATCCAGTTGGCCGCCTTGACTTGGGGCAGTGCCATTGTGATGACTCTGATCCCTCGGctgcttcaacccactcagttttGTGGCCACAACATCATCAACCACTTCACTTGTGAGCTACAGGTGTTCCTCAAGCTGGCTTGCTCAGATACACATGTGGCTGATATTGTCATCATGACCAACAGCTTTATTGTCCTTGTTGTGCCCTTCAGTTTCATCTTGGTGAGCTATGGGCGCATTGCCCAGGCTGTGATGCGCATGCACTCAGCCAAGGGACGAGGCAAGGCTTTTTCAACCTGTGGGTCCCATCTGGTGGTGGTCAGCATCTTCTATGGATCAGCCCTCTCCATGTACTTGCGGCCTCAAGGCAAAACCATCTCTGACCTTGACAAAATTGTCTACCTGGTTTATGGAGTGGTGACCCCAATGCTCAACCCTTTGATTTACAGCCTTAGAAATAAAGATGTGAAAGGAGCCTTTTGGAGAGTGCTTGGGAAGAAAATGCCTGAATGAAGAATTTGCCCTCCACCTCTCTGTCCAGTCATCCCCTCCACGATAAAACACTTTCCTtcatttctccttccttccttttcctctttccttttgtcAATCAGATTTTCTACTTTGTTTCGTCaaacctttctttattttcccacccatctttctttccttccaaatcACAGAAATTAGGACCACTCCTGAAAGTTGTACTGGTTTTACAAAACCTAGTTTACTTATTATAAAAATATTAGATGATTTTTCATTTTTGAAAATGTGCTCCGAGTGCCCTTCAAGTAGGgaatttgtggagatttggggacagaagtAAGGGAGAGAGTTTAGCGAGAGGGGAAGGAGATCAGAAAGGATATAATATAAGAGCATCCATCctctgaagctgtcatttcctgATTTCTGTTGTGTAGAGACTGGGGATAACTGACAGCAACATCTGGAGGGAGGCAATCCTAGATTTTGAGAAGGAAGTTATATGGACATGCCCAGTCCCTGTGACCTGAGGGCACAGAGAGGAGTGTACAGAAGAAGGTATTCCAAACACTATGGAACTGAATGGATTGTCATATGTCATTGTGCgtagtatagccaggaggtcCTAAGATTGTCTGATAGCCACAGAAATCTGTCCAGAATCAGAACTACTACAGGGCAAATGTCAGAGCAGAATCTGAGAGTTTTGGCTCTATCTCCCAGTCTTACTTGAAAGGttaacctttggccagtcacatagTCTCCAccaaacctacttcacagagttgttggggcgggggggggggaatgaacagAGAATGATGTATGCCACTCCGTGCTCTTTAAAATGTGACAGATCATTTCTAGTCTGTTTGGCATTTGAATGCAAGAGATAGTGCCAGTACCAGGTTATTCTGACTGTGTAACCCATTTTCTCTACTGATGGTTTGTATTTTCTGCATATGGTCAAACAAGTTCAGAAGAAAACAGGATGCAAATGAAAATAAATGTGTTCAGTCGGTCTTCATCTTCTGATATTTCTTACTTCAAAGTGATGTTATTGCGCTCTATATAGCAACAAAACTGGCCTCTCTTTGTAACCTGTCCTTACATCTTCTTTTCCACAAGTTCAAGTATAGGTTGCGGTCAGATGAGCTGTTTGATCTGATGTTATTGTTGTTACCCTGCAGATTGAAAATGCACAATCAAACAGCATCATCCCTATCTCGCCCCACAGTAATCATTCACTCCTCTCCGATTGTGTGTTTTCCAACACCGGGGAGAGTCTAAGGTTTAAAGATGTCAGCTGTTTCACCCTGTATTTCCAGATGTCTGATTTTTCCATCGCAGTCTCAAGCCATATGGGAAGTTTGAACTTTTCCTTCCGTTTTTGTCAAATATTTTTTGAAGCAATTAGTGGTGTTTGCATCATCAGATCTTCACACAAGGGTTTTGAATCACTACTTGCATGATTGTTTGCTGCAATATTTTGTTGTGATAGGGAgcacatcatagaatcatagagttggaagggacctccagagtcatctagtccaaccccctgcacaatacaggaaactcacaaatacctccccctaaattcacaggatcttcattgctagcagatggccatctagcctctgtttaaaaacctccaaggaaggagagcccaccacctcccaaggaagcctgttccactgaggaaccactctaatgatcaggaagttcttcctaatgttgagccggaaactcttttgattcaatttcaacccatcggttctggtctaaccttctggggccacataaaacaattccacactatcctttagatgacagcctttcaagtacttgaagacggtgatcgtatcacctttcagccatctcctctccaggctaaacatgcccagctccttcaacctttcttcataggacttggtctccagactgctctccatttttgtcaccctcctc
This region of Heteronotia binoei isolate CCM8104 ecotype False Entrance Well chromosome 13, APGP_CSIRO_Hbin_v1, whole genome shotgun sequence genomic DNA includes:
- the LOC132581880 gene encoding olfactory receptor 13H1-like, encoding MEDWDNGTTVTEFVLIGFPRQLHMRIAMFVLFLAMYTVTIVGNGLVVLLIVVDSHLHTPMYFFLCNLSFIDVCYVSTYVPQVLADSFKDKAVIPWGRCSAQMSVGLFLGVSEYLLLAVMAYDRFVAICSPLHYNVIMSQKLCIILAVGLWCSSFFLTIVPFYSMPAQLCGRNTVNHFTCELQAVLKLACSDTKASGLNMLITSIFTLLFPFAFILLTYGRIGLAVLRIRSAEGRGKALSTCGSHLVVVSIFYGTAMAAYLRPQAKTFTDSEKIVSIFYGIVTPMLNPLIYSLRNRDVKGAFWRLIRRETEK
- the LOC132581394 gene encoding olfactory receptor 13H1-like, translated to MGDSNTTEVNEFILLGISDNPRAQMVMFVVFLIFYLLTLFGNSLLIALIILSPLLHTPMYFFLCNLSFLDMFYTTCSIPQMLINCFFRRPTISYTRCIIGMYVGLLLGIAECFLLAVMAYDRFTAVCNPLHYTVIMSWKVCIQLAALTWGSAIVMTLIPRLLQPTQFCGHNIINHFTCELQVFLKLACSDTHVADIVIMTNSFIVLVVPFSFILVSYGRIAQAVMRMHSAKGRGKAFSTCGSHLVVVSIFYGSALSMYLRPQGKTISDLDKIVYLVYGVVTPMLNPLIYSLRNKDVKGAFWRVLGKKMPE